The Boseongicola sp. DNA segment TGATAAGTAGCCCCCCAGAGTACATGGGCCCGCATGTCTCCCCAGCGGTCCGGCGCCCTGTGCAAAGGTGCGCTTCCATGATCCAGTGCCTGGCGCATATCCTCGATGGTCAACGCACGCATCGGTGACGTCGCATTTGCGCCGCCGCGTTCGTAGCTGACCCAATAGGGGCGCAAATAGCCTTCTTCAAAAACATGCAGTTTAACGCCCAAACGGGTCGCAACGTCATGGGCGGTTTTGTGGATCGGTCGACTGGCCCCGTAATAGACAATGTCCGTAACGCCGTTGCGTTCCACAAATTCCGTCAACCAACCTGGCCAGTCGGAATGTCCGCCGTGATAGGCGTGATACGTGTCTTGCTGACGCCAAAACACCTGGTCCCCAAAGTTGAAACCAATTCGGGATGTTCTCGCACCCGCACGCCGCAAACGCTTTGAAAGTCCTGCAAAGAAGGGCCCATGCGGTCCCTGCAAAAACAGAAAATGACGTGTTGATGCCCCAGACATATCCGCTTGATACCCAGCATTCGAACGCCTGTCACCTGCCTTGACCTTGCAGTGCTGGGGCAGTCGGTTTAGGTCACTGTCAACACTGGGGAGTTTGGCGATGTTCACCGGAATTGTCACCGATATGGGGCGGATACTGGAAGTCCGGCAAGCGGGTGATCTGAATGTTCGGATCGGCACGTCTTATGACATCAACACAATAGACATCGGTGCATCGATCGCTTGTGATGGCGTATGTCTGACGGTCGTCGCCATAGGTTCCGAACCACAAAACTGGTTCGATGTGCAAATTTCAGCAGAAAGCGTTTCTGTCACCAATCTGGGTGATTGGGCCATTGATCGAACTGTGAATTTGGAACGCGCATTAAAGGTCGGGGATGAGCTGGGCGGGCACATCGTCTCGGGGCACGTAGACGGACTGGCTGAGGTTGCGAATGTGCAGGACGAGGGCGACAGCACTAGGGTGACCTTAAAAGCGCCATCTGATTTGGCGCGTTTCATTGCCCCGAAAGGCTCTGTCACTCTGAACGGAACTTCTCTGACGGTTAATGACGTTGAAGGCGACACTTTTGGCATCAACTTCATCCCACACACCAAGGCCGTAACGACCTGGGGGCGGGTCGCAGTTGGCGACCGGGTCAACCTGGAGATCGATACTCTGGCCCGCTACGTCGCCAGACTCGCCTAAAGTCAGTAAGCCCGCATTAAACCGTTCGACCTAAATTTGCGGAAACTGGCTTTTTGCGCAGTCAATCTGCGTGATCGGCGCGTTGATCCCTCTGGCCATCACTGGGCGCTTAAGCTATTCGCTGGCGCAAGCTGCATATGGACATTGCTCATGACATTCGAGAACCCCGGACCGGTCGAAGAAAACTGGCGCGACGCCGTGTCTTCCATCGAGGAAATCTTAGAAGATGCTCGAAATGGCCGAATGTTTATTCTGGTCGACCA contains these protein-coding regions:
- a CDS encoding riboflavin synthase, giving the protein MFTGIVTDMGRILEVRQAGDLNVRIGTSYDINTIDIGASIACDGVCLTVVAIGSEPQNWFDVQISAESVSVTNLGDWAIDRTVNLERALKVGDELGGHIVSGHVDGLAEVANVQDEGDSTRVTLKAPSDLARFIAPKGSVTLNGTSLTVNDVEGDTFGINFIPHTKAVTTWGRVAVGDRVNLEIDTLARYVARLA